The genomic DNA GATATTGTAAGCGGAGGCGTAATTCTCATTGCTCGACCTTCAAATAATAAAAAGAAGAGAATCAATCCGTTTTCTAAACACTTTAAGATAATTTGAGCAGCAAGTTCAGGTGTTTCAACGAGTGCAGCTAACATTAGTCCTTTTCCTCGAATTTCTTTTATAGCAGTATGTTGTAGCTGTTTTCTAATAATTTGTTCTTTGCGTAAACTTTCTAAAAGTAAATTCTCGCTTAATATTTCTGTTAGGGTGGCATAAGCAGCAGCAGCAATAACAGGATGTCCTGCAAATGTAGAGATATGACCCAATTTAGGATTGTCTTTTAATGCCCCCATCATTGTAGAAGAAGAAATAAAAGCGCCAATTGGCATACCGCCACCCAAACCTTTTCCTGTGATTATGATATCTGGAACGACATTGTAATTTTCAAATCCCCAAAAAGTACCCGTTCTACCAATTCCTGATTGAATTTCATCTAAGATTAAAAGTGCACCAACTTCTTCACATCTCTTTTTTACTTTTGATAAAAACCCATTTTTAGGTTCTATAAAACCAGCACCACCTTGAATAGTTTCTAAAATAACAGCAGCAGTTTTGGGAGTGATGTATTCTAAATCAGCTTCATTATTATAGATGATGAATTTTGTACCCGGAATTAATGGTCTAAATGCTTGGTTTTGTCTTTCTACACCAGAAACACTCATTGCGCCCATAGTATTCCCATGATACGAGTGCTTTGCAGCAACAATTTCAAATTTACCTGTAACTCTTTTGGCTAATTTTAAAGCACCTTCAGTAGCTTCTGTTCCTGAATTTGTAATGTAAACAGCATTTAGGTTTTTGGGAGAATTCTGTGCTAAAAGCTTACATAAATCTACTTGTGGCTTTTGAATAAATTCACCATAAACCATAACATGTGCATAAGAATCTAACTGATTTTTAATTGCTTCTGTAACTTTTGGATGGTTATGACCTAAACTATTCGCAGAAACGCCCGCCACAAAATCTAAATATTCTTTGTCTGAAGTATCATAAATATAACTTCCTTTTGCATGCGAAACTTCTATAGCTAGTGGGTGAGGAGAAGTCTGTGCTTGGTATTTAAAGAAATCATCTTTCATCTATTTGTTCTTTGTAGTAATTTCTTTTTTACTTTTTTTAGGATCGATAATTAGTAAAGGTTTTATAACGTCCTTATCGCTTTTAATAGGCGTTTTTTCGCCTTTATCTTTTTTAAAAATATCTTCTTGCGTTTTAGGTTGTTCGTTTTCTCGCCAAATAAAACCTTGTAATTTTTTATCTTCCTCAGGAAATTTTGAAGGAGGATAGGTTTTTCCTTCCGAAGTTTTTAAATATTTTATTGTTTCTATTTGCCCTTTATCAAGGGTGAATTCTATATTACTAGAAATTTCTTTTGTAATGGTTTCTATAATATTTGTTTCTTCATTTCTATTGTAATAAACCGATTCTGCATTTCCTTTTACTAAAAGTAAATGGAGTTTGTTTTCCTTAAATTTACCAAACATATTTCTACCTTTTATTTGGTTGAATTCGTTTACAGATAAAGAATCTTTAGAGACAATAAAAGCATTGTTTAAGACTTTTAAAGAATCTAATTTCTCTGTTTCTACGTTAGAAATTAAATGGATTGTATCGCCAGTAATTTGGTTTCCGTCTGACCATAAAACCGGATCTCTAAACATTTTAGTAATTCCGCTTTGTTGATCTGTATATATCGAATCGCATTTTCCTTGTAAATCAGATTTAAATATTTTAACATTATGGTAGGTTCTTACTATTCTTTTTTCAGGAATACCAGTAACTAACAAAGTATCTCCATGAATAAAGGTTGAATCTTTGTCTACAATAGAAATAGCAACGGCTCTTTTAATGATAAAAAGGGAATCTTTTTCTTCAAATATTTCGGCATAATTTCCTCTAGTTACAAAGTTTTTTACGGTGTCTATTACTTGAATATTGTTTGTTGCAGAAGCAAAACCTTTCTTTTTATCGTAATACAAACTATCACCTTCTACTGTTCTTTCTTTTAAATAGAGTTTCGCATTTTTTACAAAATAAGAAATATCTGTTTTTGTGTTATAGAAGCCACGTTCACAATAAATTCTATTTTCATTTTGGGTATTAGTAATGGTTGATGGACCATACAAGTATGTTAAACCAGAATTTGTATAATAATCTAAATGATTCGAAACTAAATTGTGTTCTGGGTTTACAACGGTAACTTTAGTAGTTGCTGTAAATTTTTTGGTTTCTAAATAATAGTTTCCGTTTTTACTATTTAAGGTATTTGTTTGATCTTTTATAGTTGCATAACTTTGATAATATAATTTTTGATTTAATCTGTCGAATTGTAAAGTATCTGTAGTTAACGTCATTTCAGGATCTTTTAAAACTACATTTCCCCAAGATAATGCTTGTTTAGAATTTGCATCATAATCTAAGTAATCACTCGTTTGCGTAATGGTATCTCCTTGTTTGATAATAACATTTTGAAGTGCCTTAAAAAAGTTTTCTTTCTGATAAAATAAGGCTTGTTTACAAGTAAGAACAGCACCTTCATGCGTCATTTTAACGTTTCCAAGTAAAACAGTTGCACCAGGGTATTTCTCTTCATCAACATATTGTTGCTCAGAGGAATAAATCATTTTTTTAGATTGTGAAAAACCTAAAATAGAATATAAGAGAAAAGAGAACACTAAGAATTTTTTCAAAAGATGCTGTTTTGTACAAAAATACTGAAAAGATTATAGTTGATTACTAAAGAAAAGTGAAATTTAACCGAATACTTACTCGTTTATAAAGGTACTATTTATCGCTTCTATGAACAGAATATCTTGTAGTTTTGCAAAAAAAATAAAAATAATGAATTCCTTTTTTGATTTATCTGTTGAAGAAATGAAATCTTACGGTTATAAGATTGTAGATTTAATTGTAAGCCATTACGACCAAATAGAAAATAAAAAGCCAGTTTCTAGTGCAACTAGGGTAGAAATGGATGCTGTTTTCTTGCAAGAAGCTCCGGAGAAAGGAATGGATGCAGACAAAGTTTTAGACTTTGTAATGGAAAATGTAATTCCTAATAGTAATATTTCTAGCCACCCAAAAGCGTTTTCTTTTGTTCCTGGACCAAGTAACTTTATTAGTACAATGGCAGATTCTTTAGCAACCGGATTCAATATTTTTTCTGGCGGTTGGATTGTTTCTCCTGCAGCAGCAGAATTAGAGATTGTTACGTTAAACTGGTTGTTAAAAATGTTTGATTTTCCGGTAACAAAAGGTGGCGGAATCTTTACAAGTGGTGGCTCTATGGCAAATTTAACAGCTTTAGCTACTGCAAGAAAGGTAAAGTGTGGAGACGATTTTTCTAATGCTGTTATCTATTTATCAGACCAAGCCCATTCTTCAAATATAAAAGCAATTAGAGTATTAGGTTTTAAAAAGGAACAAGTAAAAATAATACCGACAGATATAGAATTTAAGTTTAGTATTAATAAACTAAAGAACGAAATTGCAAAAGATAAATTAGAAGGGAAAAAACCTTTTTGTATTATTGCTTCTGCTGGTACAACAAATACAGGAACGGTAGATCCTTTAGATGCGTTGGCAGACATTTGTGAAAAAGAAAATCTTTGGTTTCATATTGATGGTGCTTATGGTGGCGCTGCAATTTTATCTAAAAAAGGAAGTAAAATTTTACGAGGAATAGAACGTGCAGATTCTTTAACTGTAGATCCTCATAAATGGTTTTTTCAACCTTATGAAATAGGCTGTTTATTAGTGAAAGATGCTTCTTGGTTAAGCAATACGTTTAGTGAAAAACCAGAGTATTTAAGAGATATTGAAGGGAATGAGTCGGAAATTAATTTTTATGACTACGGTATTCAGTTAACTAGAAGATTTAGAGCTTTAAAGTTTTACATGTCTATAAAAACTTACGGATTAGAAACCTTTAAAAAAGCCATTACGTATAATATTGATTTAGCAGACCAAACGGAAGATTTGTTAAGAGAAAGTAAAAACTGGGAAATAGTTTCACCAGCAACCTTAGCAATTATTAATTTTAGATACAATCCTTTAGGTTTAAATTTAACTGAAAAAGAAATAGATACACTAAATCAAGAAATTTCAGCTAGAGTTGTTGCCTCTAAAGAAGCACTTTTGGTAACTACAGTTTTACAGAATCAGATTGTAATTAGAATGTGTTTAATAAACCCTAAAACAACTTTAGGTCACATTAAAGAAACATTAAGTCAATGTGATGCATTTGCTATTGAAGTACTCTCTGAGTGGAAAAAATAGCCTTACAATTCTGAACAAATATCCCTAAAAGTGCTATAGGAATAAGTGCACTAACCAGTACTAAAAATTGGTGATAATTATCGAATATAGATAGTTGTTGCCAATTACAAAAACCTTTATAAAAAATTAAAAATTCAGAAATAACAAAGCCTGTAAGGTAGATTATTAACCAAATTTTTGAAAGTCTTAATATTTTAAAATAATATAAGAAAACGAATAAACTTAAACTTACCAATCCTAAAAAAGTAAGGTGTAAATAACCAATTACAAAATCTATAATTTGCGATATTAATTCAGCAAAATAAGGAATTGAACTAACAAACTGTAACACTATTTTAAAGATAAAAAGTAGGTAAATAAGTTTTAGTAACTGAAATAAAAAAGGGCTTAGTTTCTTAGATAATTCAGGTTTGATATTATTAATAATTTGATAAAATTTAAAAAGGGCTATAATCTGTAGAAAACCTCCAATAAAAGCAATAATATAAATATACACTGGTGGTTTTATCCATAAAAACGATAAAAATAAGGTGCATATACAACCTAAAAGCATCAATATGTAAAGTTTTTTGATACTGTTTTTCTGAACCTTTATTTTCTTTTTTTCCAAAAAGAAGAAAAACAACCCTAATAAACAGAAAATAAACCAACCATTGTATTGGAAATGTAAATAGAAATAAATAGCATTTTTATACCAATGAGAAGAATTTCCAAGGGTGTTCATAATAATTCCTATAACCCAAGGTCCGATGCTAGAAAAGACCATAAATAGGAGCGAAGTATTTATAAATTTGTAAGTATAACTTGCCTTATTACAGGCATTATTTTTTCTAAAAAGGGCATAAAACCAATAGGTACAAATTAGAAATAAGGTAGAAAATATTATTGAAAACAATGCATAGCCAGTTATAGGAAAACTGACCAACATTCCTATAATTGTTATTTGAGTACACCAAAAAACAACAGCATATCTTTTAACAGCTTCTTTTTTTATAAATAAGTAAAATATTAATGAAGTTAAAGCAACATATACCCAGCCCAATAAAGCAATATGCGAATGTGTATGTACAATATATTTATAGTTAGCACTTACAGCTACAACAGGAAAAAGTCGCAATAAAACACCTAAACTAGCTGCTACTAGAAAATAAAAAAGACTAATTAAAATGTGTTTTTTTATAATTATCATTTTATAATTTCATTCAAGTTGTTATTTATTTTATATTCATTTGCCATTTCTAAAATTGTTTTTGTTTTAAGTTTTTTTATCAATTCATTTTTAAAAGGCATATATAAATGGTGAACTACACAAGGGCTTTCATCGCTACACTGAAGTTGGCCTAAATAACATTGGTTAAATTTTTCGATATCGTCAACGCAATCAATAATATCAAAAAGTGAATATTTTTCATTTTTTCTAGATAAATAAAACCCTCCATGAGGTCCTTTAATAGAAGATATTATCTCCTTTTTTGTTAGTTCTTGTAGCGTTTTTGCTAAAAAAGGAGCTGGTATTTTTAATTTTTCAGCAATCTGTTTAGCGCTTATTTTTTTCTCTTTGGTCGCTGTATTTGTAAGGTATAAAACTGCAATTATTGCATATTTACTTGCTTTTGACAACATGGTTTTGTTTTCTACAAAAATAAAAAGATAAAAACATCTTTTTATGATAATTGTCATATTTCTTACTTTAAAAGTACCATAAATTTGTTTAATAAAAGATATAAATATCTTTTATTAATAATAGAAAGATTAACTTAAAACTAAAGAAATGAAACTTTTAAAAACAGTGTGTTTATTAACTATTACAAGCTTGCTGCTAACAAGTTGTAAAAGTGAAGAGAAGAAAGAAATAGCTATGGTAGATACTGCAAACATCTATATAAAAGGAACGATAGATGCAGAATTAACTTCGCCACCCTTTGTGCCAGCGCCAGTTGGAGATAGAACTGCAAAAAAGCTGTTAGTAAACATGGAAATTCTTGAAAAGGAAGGTGAAATGACTGATGGTGTAAAATATGTTTATTGGACTTTTGGAGGTTCTGTTCCAGGGAGCTTTATAAGAACAAGAGTAGGAGATGAAGTAGAATTTACACTATCGAATCATCCAGATAATAAATTACCTCATAATATAGACATGCATGCGGTAACTGGTCCTGGAGGTGGAGCGACTTCTTCTTTTGTTGCACCAGGTCATAAAAAAACTTTTTCTTTTAAAACATTAAACCCTGGTTTATATGTGTATCACTGTGCTACTGCACCAGTAGGAATGCATATTGCTAACGGAATGTATGGTTTAATTTTAGTAGAACCAGAAGGAGGTTTACCTAAAGTAGATAAAGAGTATTACATTATGCAAGGAGATTTCTACACTAAAGGAGAAAATGGAGAAAGAGGATTACAACCTTTTGATATGACAAAAGCAATAAAAGAAGAAGCAGATTACGTGGTGTTTAATGGTAAAGTTGGTGCTTTAACAGGTGACGATGCAATTACTGCAAATGTTGGTGAAACGGTTCGTTTATATGTTGGTAATGGTGGCCCAAATTTAACTTCATCTTTTCATGTTATTGGAGAAATTTTTGATAAAGTACACATTGAAGGTGGAGATTTAATTAATACAAATGTACAAACAACATCAATTCCTTCTGGTGGCGCAGCAATTGTAGAATTTAAAGTAGAAGTTCCTGGAACATTTATTATTGTAGATCACGCTATTTTTAGAGCTTTTAATAAAGGTGCATTAGGAATGTTAAAAGTAACAGGAGAAGAAAACAAAAAACTATACTCGGGTGTAAAGCAAGAAGGAATCTATCTTCCAGAAGGAGGTACAATTCAAACAATGCCAGATAATACAAAGAAAGAAGTTGCTGTACAGTCTTCAAATAAGACATTGGCTCAGAAACTTAAAGATGGTAAAAATGTGTATATGAAAACTTGTTTTGCTTGTCACCAAGCAGAAGGACAAGGAATACCGAATGCATTTCCTCCTTTAGCAAAGTCAGATTACTTAAATGCAGATGTAAAAAGAGCTATTGGTATTGTTTTAAATGGTAAAACAGGTGAAATTACTGTAAATGGTAAAAAATATAATAGTGTAATGACCAAGCAAACGTTAACAGATGAAGAGGTGGCAGATGTTATGACCTATGTATATAATTCTTGGGGAAATAATAAAACAAACGTTAGCATAAATACAGTAAAAGAAGTTAAAAACAGTCACTAATTACTTAATTCAAATTCTATGAAAACTATTTTAAGATTGACAATTTGCATACTTTTTCTAAATTCAATGATCACAAATTGTCAATCTAAAATGGTACCAATTAAAGGAGGAAACTATATTCCACTTTACGGTAGAGATTCTATGAAAGTTTCTATAAATGATTTTTTGATGGATGTTTATCCTGTTACCAACAAGGAATATTTAGCTTTTATTAAAAAACACCCTAAATGGCAAAGAAGTAAAACTATTAAATTATTTGTTGATGGAAGTTATTTAAGAGAATGGAAAACAGATACAACTCTAAATGTAAATCAAAAATTAAAATCACCAGTTACTCAAGTTTCTTGGTTTGCTGCTAAAAGTTATTGTGAAAGCCAAGGAAAAAGATTGCCAACAGTAGATGAATGGGAATATGTAGCTATGGCAAACAAAACAATGCCAGATGCAAGAAAAGAAGAAGCCTACAATCAGTTTATTTTGGGATGGTACGAAAAGCCAAAAACATTTAATCAAACCATTGGTTCTACATTTAGAAATTATTGGAGAGTTTATGATTTACATGGTTTGGTATGGGAATGGACTTCAGATTTTAATTCTGTTTTAATTTCTGGTGAATCTAGAAAAGATGTAGATAAAGATAGTAATTTATTCTGCGGAAGCGCAGCCATAAATGCAACAGATTTAATGAATTATGCAGCATTTATGCGATATGCAATAAGAGGAAGTTTAAAAGCAAGATATTCCATGAGAAACCTTGGTTTTAGATGTGTAAAAGATGATAAAACAAATTAAAATGAAACAACTAACATATATACTATTAATTGTAACAGTTACATTATTCGTTTCTTGTGATAAAAAAGCAGTAAAAGAAAGTAGTAAGGTTGAATATCAATGCCCCATGAAATGTGAAGGGGAGAAAGTATATTCAGAAAAAGGTATTTGTCCTGTTTGTGAAATGGATTTAAAATCAAATTCAAGAAAAGCTTCAAAAGTAATAAGTGATGAAATTTCTGACGAATCTATCTTTAATTTAACGTCAAATTGGAATACAGAAGAAGGAAAATCAATCACATTAAAAGAACTAAAAGGTAAAACTTTGGTAATGGTGATGATTTACACTACTTGTAAAGCTGCTTGTCCTAGACTAACTGCTGATATGAGAAATATTGAAGGTAAAATTCCGGCTGAATATAAAAAAGATATTCAGTATGTTTTAGTGAGCATAGATCCTAAAAATGATACCCCAAAAAGACTAAAAGAATTTGCGATAGAAAATTACATTGATGGTGAAGAATGGACTTTTTTACAAGGTACAGAAATTGGAATTAGAGAGTTTTCTAATGTTTTAGCATTAAAATACAAACAAATTTCACCTTTAGATTTTTCGCATTCAAATATTATAAGTGTGTTTAATCCACAAGGAGAATTGGTGCATCAACAAGAAGGATTAGGTGTAGATAATAAAGAAACAATTACAAAGATTATAGAAACAGTTCAAAAATAAAATTATGAATATAACAGAAAATAACACTGTAGCAGAAGTTGTTACTAGCAATATAAAAACAGCAGATATATTTAAAAAACATGGAATTGATTTCTGTTGTGGCGGAGGAATTTCGATTAAAAAAGCATGTGAAAAAAATAATATTTCTTATGAAACTTTGGCAAAAGAACTATCAAATATGAACAATCCAGTTTCTAAGGCTTATAATTATGATAGCTGGAAACTAGATTTTTTAGCAGATCATATAGAGAATATTCATCATAGTTATGTTGCAGAAAGTACCCCCTTAGTATTACAATATGCAGAACGAGTAGCCAAAGTTCATGGGCATCATTATGCAGAAGTTATCAAAATTAATACCTTATTTAAAGCGGTTGCACAAGAGTTAGCTGCACACATGAAAAAAGAAGAGCTTATTTTATTTCCTTTTATTAAGCAATTAGTAAAAGCAGACAAAGCAGGTATAAAAGTAAAGACTCCACATTTTGGTACGGTAAACAATCCAATAAAAATGATGGAAGAAGAGCATGAAAACGCAGGCGATATTCTTAAGGAAATAAAAGAACTTTCTAACAATTATACACCACCAGAAGGAGCTTGTAATACGTTTAAAGCTTTGTATGCAAAACTAGAGGAGTTCGAGCAAGATTTACATCAACATATTCACTTAGAAAATAATATTTTGTTTCCTAAAGCAATTCTTTTAGAGCAAAAAAACAATCAATAATTTTCATTTTAAAATATTGAAACTATAATTTTATACTTAAAATTATGAAAAAAATAAACCTTATTACAATAATAACACTCTTTTTTACCGTTTTAATAACGGCTCAATCATTTAAGTTATCATCAGAAATTAGACCTCGTTTTGAAAACAGGCATGGTTACAAAACATTGATAAAGTCAGGGGAAGAAGGTGCTAATTTTATATCTCAAAGAACGCGCTTAAATTTTGACTACCAACAAGAAAAATTGACGCTTGGTGTTTCTTTACAAAACGTTAGAGTTTGGGGAGATGTAAGTACGTTGGCTTCTAAAGACAATGCAAATTCTTTTCATCAAGCGTGGGCAGCATATCAATTTACCGATAATTTTTCTTTAAAATTTGGCCGTCAAGAAATAATTTATGATGATAGTAGAATTTTTGGAAATGTTGGTTGGGCGCAACAAGCTAGAAGTTTTGATGCTGCTATTGCAAAAATAAAAACTTCAGAAAATGGGAAATTAGAATTGGGATATTCTTTAAATAACGATGCAGAGCAACTTACAAATTCAGTATATACAAATGTGGCTGGTTATAAAACGTTTCAATTTGCTTGGTATCATACAGCTATTAATAATTTAGGATTGAGTTTTTTAGCATTGAATAATGGTGTTGAGTTTTTGAATTCTAAAACCGAAGAAGAATTAAATTACTCCCAAACTTTTGGATCTAGAGTTACTTATAAGTTAGGTAAACTATCTTTAGATGGATCCGTTTATTTTCAAACTGGAAAGATTCTAGAGAATTCTGTGAGTGCAAACTATTTTGGTGGAAACATAAAATACAACGTTTCAGAAGAATTTAATTTTGGGCTAGGAGCAGAGTACTTGTCTGGAAAGGATATGAATGATACAAGTACTAAAATAAAATCTTTTAACCCTGTGTTTGGAACCAACCATAAATTTAATGGTTTTATGGACTATTTTTATGTAGGAAATCATATAAATTCTGTGGGCTTAGTAGATATTAATGCAACATTAAGTTATTCTAAAAATAAATTCTCTGCAAAAGTAATTCCTCATTTATTTTCGTCTGCAGCAGATGTTTACAAAGGAAGTTCTAAAATGAACACTAATTTAGGAACTGAAATTGATGTTGTTCTAGGATATAAAATTGCTGAAAACGTACTGTTAAATGGAGGTTTTTCTAAAATGTTTGGAACGGATTCTTTGGAAGTTTTAAAAAATGGAGATAGTTCTGCAGATAATTCTTGGACTTGGTTAATGATAACCTTTAAACCAACCTTATTTGCTACAAAATAGTTTTTTTTTAGTTAACGAAAAGTCTCTTTTAAGATGTAAATCAGGAAAAGAGACTTTTTTATTTTTCAAATTGTTTAATGATAATAGTCATGTTTTACGAAAGTAAATAAGAATACATTGTAGGCTTATTTAAAATATAAATTAAAAGATGAAAAGAACACACTCGTTTCATATCCCTGTAATGGGAATAGGGTTTACAATAGATTCACCTTTAAAAGTAGCTCAATATGGCATCGATTCCGTAATATCTTTGGTAGATGATATCTTATTAGAAAAGCTACGAAAATTGTATAGTGAGAAATTTGAAATTCCTTATAAAGAAATATCCGATAAAGTGGATGATTTTAGAGCAAAGAGAATTACTTCTTATTTAAATTTAATGCATGAACAAACTGAAGAAAAACTACATCAATTAAAAAATATATCTTCTATAAAAAGCAAGGCATTAAAAGACTATATTTTTATGTTACCTGAATATTCTTCGTTAAAAAAAGAATATGAGAAACTCACAGAAAATGGAATTCCTTTTTCTAGGTTAAAAGATTGGGTTTGTAAAAATTTAACTATGGGTAGTATAGATGTTAATATTATGACCAAGGTAGATAAAGGTAATTACCTAAATAAAGAACTATTACCTATTGAATATAATGACGCTCATGCTGCTTTAAGAGGGTATTCTAATAGTAAATTGTCTTCTTCATTAGTACTTTCTGCAGGAATGAACCCAAGATTGTATTCATACATCAGTAATTTTGATGATTTTTTTCCTGATGAAAATGGAAACATTAAAAAGAAAATAATTCTAAAAGTAAGTGATTATAGATCTGCTTTTATTCAAGGAAAATTTCTAGCTAAAAAGGGGTTATGGGTTTCAGAATATAGAATAGAATCTGGCTTAAATTGTGGTGGACATGCATTTGCAACCGATGGTTTTTTATTAGGCCCAGTATTAGAGGAATTTAAAGTAAATAAAGAATCTTTAAAAATTCAAACCAAAACATTATTGATTGAAGCTCTTAAGGAATCGAATAGAGTTTTACCTACTAAAGAGTTAGCTTTAAAAATTACAACTCAAGGTGGCGTTGGTACAGATGAAGAGCATTCTTTTCTAATGGAAGAATATCAATTAGATTCTGTAGGCTGGGGAAGTCCATTTTTATTAGTACCAGAAGCAACTAGCGTTGATGAAAAAACGATGGAAAAGTTAGCAAAAGCAAAAGAAGAAGATTTGTATTTAAGCAATACTTCGCCTTTAGGTGTTCCGTTTAACACACTTAAAGGAAATACAAAAGATTTAGAAAAGCAACAGTTTATTAATAAAAACAGACCAGGAAGTGCTTGTCCGAATAAATTTATCGCTTTAAATAAGGAATTTAAAGAATCAGGTTTGTGTACAGCTTCTAGAGAATATCAATATTTAAAATTAAAAGAGTTAGATTCTTTAGATATTTCAGCAGAAGACAAAGAGCAAAAGCATAATAAAATTATAGAAAAATCTTGTATTTGTGTAGGGCTAAGTACTGCTACATTAATTCTAAATGATATGAGTACAAAGAAAATTGGAGCCGGTGTTTCTGTTTGTCCAGGTCCAAATATGGCTTATTTTGAGAATATTATGACTTTACGTGACATTACAGATCATATTTATGGCAGAAAAAATATGATGACTCGCACAGACAGACCAAACATATTTATTAAAGAGTTATCTCTTTATATTACACACTTACAAGAAAAAGTAGCTGATGTAAAGACCAGTATTGATAAAAAACAATTACGATATTTATTGAAATTTAAAAATAATTTAGAAGAAGGTATTCGTTATTATGATAAATTATTTAAGGCTCAGAAAGAGTCTTTTGTAAATCAAAAAGAAGCGCTTTTAAATGCACTTCAGATAGAACAGAAGAAGTTAATTTTAGTAGGTGTAGCAATAGAAAATATTTAATACAGTATCTATAGAATACAAAAAAAGCATCTTTTAAAAATTAAAAG from Polaribacter sp. ALD11 includes the following:
- the ric gene encoding iron-sulfur cluster repair di-iron protein, translated to MNITENNTVAEVVTSNIKTADIFKKHGIDFCCGGGISIKKACEKNNISYETLAKELSNMNNPVSKAYNYDSWKLDFLADHIENIHHSYVAESTPLVLQYAERVAKVHGHHYAEVIKINTLFKAVAQELAAHMKKEELILFPFIKQLVKADKAGIKVKTPHFGTVNNPIKMMEEEHENAGDILKEIKELSNNYTPPEGACNTFKALYAKLEEFEQDLHQHIHLENNILFPKAILLEQKNNQ
- a CDS encoding alginate export family protein; this encodes MKKINLITIITLFFTVLITAQSFKLSSEIRPRFENRHGYKTLIKSGEEGANFISQRTRLNFDYQQEKLTLGVSLQNVRVWGDVSTLASKDNANSFHQAWAAYQFTDNFSLKFGRQEIIYDDSRIFGNVGWAQQARSFDAAIAKIKTSENGKLELGYSLNNDAEQLTNSVYTNVAGYKTFQFAWYHTAINNLGLSFLALNNGVEFLNSKTEEELNYSQTFGSRVTYKLGKLSLDGSVYFQTGKILENSVSANYFGGNIKYNVSEEFNFGLGAEYLSGKDMNDTSTKIKSFNPVFGTNHKFNGFMDYFYVGNHINSVGLVDINATLSYSKNKFSAKVIPHLFSSAADVYKGSSKMNTNLGTEIDVVLGYKIAENVLLNGGFSKMFGTDSLEVLKNGDSSADNSWTWLMITFKPTLFATK